In the genome of Ptychodera flava strain L36383 unplaced genomic scaffold, AS_Pfla_20210202 Scaffold_50__1_contigs__length_938362_pilon, whole genome shotgun sequence, one region contains:
- the LOC139128357 gene encoding acetylcholinesterase-like, whose amino-acid sequence MGYLAGMIILLSLEVSVGDLCVYSINDPIVALGEGRSMLGLRQDVLGAQVDAFLGVRYAEPPVGERRFRAAVSVDQSWQGVQRATEFGNACWQSYSAVPDNFTGHVWWTTADRRSEDCLFLNVWTPYPRPTKAPVFVFIHGGSFRVGSSSTLLYRGDTLAAVENCVVVSMNYRLGSFGFSAFYTDKEPGNLGLMDQTLALKWVKDHIKYFGGDPKRVTLIGHSAGAAGVGFHLLSPMSRNLFQRAILQSGAPNTPWAIAHKSEALQAVGKMAKELNCPSWYEAEHVEHEAIVEDTLSCLRQREPEGFFTSNWRVPIPSSVVVDGKFLLDNPLSLLLNTSLTRNKVPILIGTVDEEATLSIPFPEFDSVADISDVHQSYDTLYKNHINSLFPYTKESIQDAIDFQYRNWLDPDNGTLLHRSVIELWEDYCMVCPIREFAKYYAMTGNDVYAYNFDRQPTNSCTLNGWAFCMRMS is encoded by the coding sequence ATGGGATACCTGGCTGGTATGATCATTTTGCTGAGTCTTGAAGTGAGCGTCGGCGACTTGTGCGTGTACAGCATCAACGACCCGATAGTCGCTTTAGGCGAAGGTAGAAGCATGCTCGGCCTTCGCCAGGACGTTCTCGGTGCACAAGTGGATGCCTTTTTGGGTGTGCGGTACGCTGAGCCCCCAGTAGGAGAGCGCAGATTTCGAGCGGCGGTGTCGGTCGACCAATCTTGGCAAGGTGTCCAACGTGCCACCGAATTCGGGAACGCGTGTTGGCAGAGCTACTCCGCCGTTCCGGACAACTTTACCGGGCACGTGTGGTGGACAACCGCAGATCGACGGAGCGAGGATTGTTTGTTTCTAAATGTGTGGACCCCTTACCCTCGACCAACCAAAGCCCCAGTCTTCGTTTTCATTCATGGAGGAAGTTTTCGTGTGGGATCCTCATCAACACTCCTATACCGGGGGGACACTTTAGCAGCGGTGGAAAATTGCGTTGTGGTGAGTATGAACTACCGACTTGGCTCGTTCGGCTTCTCAGCCTTCTACACCGACAAAGAACCAGGAAATTTGGGACTAATGGACCAAACATTGGCCTTGAAGTGGGTTAAAGAccatatcaaatattttggtGGTGACCCAAAACGTGTGACGTTAATTGGTCACAGCGCAGGTGCTGCCGGTGTTGGCTTTCACTTGCTCTCGCCAATGAGTAGAAATCTCTTCCAAAGAGCCATTCTTCAGAGCGGAGCTCCAAATACACCATGGGCAATAGCCCATAAGAGCGAGGCGCTGCAGGCAGTTGGCAAAATGGCCAAGGAATTAAACTGCCCGTCTTGGTACGAGGCAGAACACGTCGAACACGAGGCAATAGTTGAGGACACACTGTCGTGTTTAAGGCAACGCGAACCAGAAGGATTTTTCACAAGCAATTGGCGTGTCCCGATCCCCAGCAGTGTTGTCGTCGATGGCAAGTTCCTGTTAGATAATCCATTATCATTATTACTGAACACTAGCCTTACACGAAATAAAGTCCCCATACTCATAGGAACGGTCGACGAAGAAGCAACGCTGAGCATACCTTTTCCCGAGTTCGATAGCGTCGCAGATATTAGTGACGTACACCAGAGTTACGACACTTTGtacaaaaatcacataaacTCGTTGTTTCCGTACACGAAAGAGTCAATACAAGATGCGATCGATTTCCAATACAGGAACTGGCTGGATCCAGACAACGGTACCCTACTACATCGTAGTGTTATTGAACTTTGGGAAGACTACTGCATGGTTTGCCCAATCAGGGAATTCGCAAAGTATTACGCCATGACCGGAAATGACGTTTACGCCTATAACTTTGACCGGCAGCCTACAAACAGCTGTACCCTGAATGGATGGGCATTCTGCATGCGGATGAGCTGA